In Phocoena phocoena chromosome 19, mPhoPho1.1, whole genome shotgun sequence, a genomic segment contains:
- the IGFBP4 gene encoding insulin-like growth factor-binding protein 4, with product MLPLCLVAALLLAAGPGPSLGDEAIHCPPCSEEKLARCRPPVGCEELVREPGCGCCATCALGKGMPCGVYTPRCGSGLRCYPPRGVEKPLHTLVHGQGVCMELAEIEAIQESLQPSDKDEGDHPNNSFSPCSAHDRRCLQKHFAKIRDRSTSGGKMKVIGVPREEARPVPQGSCQSELHRALERLAASQSRTHEDLYIIPIPNCDRNGNFHPKQCHPALDGQRGKCWCVDRKTGVKLPGGLEPKGELDCHQLADSFRE from the exons ATGCTGCCCCTGTGCCTCGTGGCCGCGCTGCTGCTGGCCGCCGGGCCCGGGCCGAGCCTGGGCGACGAAGCCATCCACTGCCCGCCCTGCTCCGAGGAGAAGCTGGCGCGCTGCCGCCCCCCCGTGGGCTGCGAGGAGCTGGTGCGAGAGCCGGGCTGCGGCTGTTGCGCCACTTGCGCCCTGGGCAAGGGGATGCCCTGCGGGGTGTACACCCCCCGCTGCGGCTCCGGCCTGCGCTGCTACCCGCCACGGGGCGTGGAGAAGCCCCTGCACACGCTGGTGCACGGGCAAGGCGTGTGTATGGAACTGGCAGAGATCGAGGCTATCCAGGAAAGCCTGCAGCCCTCTG ACAAGGACGAGGGTGATCACCCCAATAACAGCTTCAGCCCCTGCAGCGCCCATGACCGCAGGTGCCTGCAGAAGCACTTCGCCAAAATTCGAGACCGGAGCACCAGTGGGGGCAAGATGAAGGTCATCGGGGTCCCTCGGGAGGAAGCCCGGCCTGTG ccccagggctcCTGCCAGAGTGAGTTGCACCGGGCCCTGGAGCGGCTGGCCGCCTCGCAGAGCCGCACGCACGAGGACCTCTACATCATCCCCATTCCCAACTGCGACCGCAACGGCAACTTCCACCCCAAGCAG TGCCACCCGGCCCTGGATGGGCAGCGCGGCAAGTGCTGGTGTGTGGACCGGAAGACGGGAGTGAAGCTTCCGGGGGGCCTGGAGCCGAAGGGGGAGCTGGACTGCCATCAGTTGGCTGACAGCTTCCGCGAGTGA